The stretch of DNA CTCTTCTGGAAACAAGGCCAAAAAATGTAAGTTCAAATGACACATATCTTTTATTGTAACACTTAATGTCTCATCTTGAttgttaatattttgatatgtgtgttttttttttgtagagataCTCAACAGAGTTTGTTCACTGTATTTGGAGCAATCTATGGTTTGGTACTCTTCTTAGGGATAAACAACTGTTCATCAGCTCTTCagtattttgaaacagagagaaatgtCATGTATCGCGAAAGATTCGCAGGGATGTACTCGGCGACTGCTTACGCATTGAGTCAAGTGGTGACTGAGATACCTTATATATTCATACAAGCTGCCGAGTTTGTGATCATAACATATCCAATGATCGGTTTCTATCCTTCTTCCTACAAAGTCTTTTGGTCACTCTACTCTATGTTTTGCTCACTTCTCACTTTCAACTACCTTGCCATGTTCCTCGTCTCCATCACACCAAACTTTATGGTTGCCGCGATTCTTCAGTCGCTTTTCTACGTTAATTTCAATCTATTCTCCGGGTTTTTGATCCCCCAAACGGTAAGAGATACATCGACCAGTCCTTATCTTGACAAGAATCTTTATTACAAAGAAGGAAATGTTATGTACGTACGTATaatgtgtttctttcttttgatgtgtttgaaAAAATTGCAGCAAGTTCCAGGGTGGTGGATTTGGTTATATTATCTAACACCGACGTCATGGACACTAAACGGGTTCATCTCGTCTCAGTACGGTGATATTCATGAAAAGATCAATGTCTTTGGAGAATCCACGACGGTTGCAGCATTCTTGAAAGACTATTTTGGATTTCATCATGACCGTTTGGCGGTTACGGCGGTTGTTCAAATCGCGTTTCCCATTGCGTTTGCTTCTATGTTTGCATTCTTTGTGGGCAAACTCAACTTCCAACGAAGATGATCATGCCAATTAGTAGTCTTCAACATCATTTTtagaataaacaaaataatacttctttttctttttgtgaaaatgtataattttttttgtttttgtatggatgtatattgtatatgattttcaagaaattaaaacaaagcATTGTTTAGGTGGTTGATGCAAagtcaaaaatatgttttgagtaattTGTATTCTCTTCTAATTTCttagtattctttttttctctgtatgacatatacattaatttggtttattcagttgtttttaatagtatattttatacatttgttAAAACTATTAATCCTTATCTTTGACAAAATCTGAAATCTATATAggatttactttaatttttaatagaaGTCAGAAAACCAAAGCGGTCAATGCAAGAGGGTcggtttgttctttttcttcccgGTACGCTATTTCTCCAACGCCGTAGCCAAGACTCAACGAGATTCTGATTCAACAGTTGCGTGATTCAACGCATCCTTTAATCCTCCTCTTTGGATCAACCCACCCGTCGTTATAAAACATTGATCGGATTCGATCGAGCGATTTCGATATTAAGGAATCGCGAGATGTCAATCCGAATTCCACAACCAGCAGCTTCTTTGGATTTTCGCGGTttcatcttctgtttcttcatcttcttcttcttcagctcgtTCCCTGGTATTAATCTCTGATTAAGCTTCCATTTCGAATTCCAAGTACTGAAATCGGGCAAGGGTTTCgttgtaattaaaatatttgtttgatgaTGATCCTTTTAACACACAGGAACAATACTAACACAAGAAGTTACATTAGATTCGATTCAGATTTTCCAAACTCACGATTGGTTCTCGAGTAAGCCTACAGTCTATTTCCAATGCAAAGGAGAGAACAAGACGGTGTTGCCTGATGTCAAAAGCACCAATGTCTCTTATTCGTTTAAAGGCGAAGAGTCTTGGCAGGTTTGTCCAAATGTAGATCAATCGTAGAGATTGAGCTGGTTTCTTGTGGTTTTGATTAATGTTATTGAATTGAGATATTGCTGGGTTTTGTTTGATCTGAAACTAAGACTATAGTGCTGACTTTACCCTAGTAGTTAGTTCTTAGCTATTGACTGGTTCTTTTTTGGGATTGTGGTGTTGACATTGTTTTGGTTGCTGTATCTGCTTCAGAAATTGGATCATTACTGTCTTTTGAGCTCTgtgttctctgttttgttttcgaTATTTTCAGCCCTTAACCGAGCTTAAAGGAACAAAATGCAAGAGATGCGGAATTTATGAAGATGACACCCTTACGCATGATACATTTGACGAATGGGAGCTTTGTCCTTCTGATTTCACAGATGAGGGTAGCTATAAGCGTATCAAGGATAAAGAATTTAATGCTACTTTCCTCTGCCATGGATGCTCACAAGTCGGACCTGGTGAGTTTACCAAGCAACACCATCTTGAGCTTTAGGGTCATTCCTCCAACTATAAATAAGATCTCTCACATGTGTATCTGTTGGCTGTAGCTTCAGTTTGATACTGTTCTGACGTGGAATATCATATgcatgctttttctttttgcaggtTCGAATAAGGAATCAGGcaatgagaaggaagaagataagggCGGAATGCATCCTGCAATTGTGGTACTGATTGTAGTTCTCGTGTTAGGTGTAGCTACGGTGGTACTCTTGGTAGGTTATAAgtattggaggaagaagaaacggcAACAAGAGCAGGCCCGGTTTCTCAAGCTGTTCGAAGATGGTGACGAGATTGAAGACGAACTTGGCCTTGAAAATACCCTGTGAAGCTCACTTCAGTGTGGCGTAGTAACTCAAAGTCACCTCTGTGTACATACATACAGAACTTCTTGATCGACCTCACAAGcaggattttgtttttgggcaGAAATAGAGACGAGAAAAAGGATACAATGCTATATACTATCATCATTAGCTTCATCCAAAGACAAATTCAATGTTGTTCTTTCTTGTCATAATGTTTGGCAATCGTTGAATcctttttcacaaaatattttgcaaATTAATCGTCACGgtagactaaaaaaaaaaaagattcaacgagaactttataaatttttgttcaaTACCAAACAAATTTCTGAAAAGTAACATAGCAGAGTTTGAGAGTTGACTAGAAACAAGCTAAAAGAGTCATCAAAGAAAGCAGATCCAAGCATTGCCACGCAACGAAAAGGAAAGTATCAAGCAGAAAGAAAGGGAAATTAAACAACATCCATCAGTACAACATGCTACATTTGGCTTTAACCTGTGAGCCATCAAGGTGACTCACTGCCTTTGGGGGAAGGACGGTTAAGCTCACCCTCATCATCAATAGGACTCCTGTCTTGACCATTAAGTCCAACAGGACTTTCATCACCACCAACAATGGGACTCACAGAGTTCCTGCCATTACCATTCTCTTTTGGGCTACCATCATAGTCTGATCCACGCTTCGGGCTTGCATCAATCACTCTTCTGTCAGGACTCATGCTTTGGTCCCTGCCTTTGGGAGATACAGATCGCTCCATTGCCTTAGGACTGCGTGATCTGTTCTCCacacttctctctcttctcactgGGGATCGCGATCGACTGATTAAACGAGAAAAAAAGTGTAGAATTAGCATTGTCAACATCAGAACGTCTAGCTTACTAATAGCCAACACAGTAAGAATCATTTCTATAATGCTAGGGAAAATAGTTGTCTAAGTATGAGAACTTTTCAGTATTTGCatttataatgcaattttccaGAAGTACAAGTTTACCACTAACCTGTAGCTGCGACCTCGACTGTAACTACGGCTACGACTTGGGCTCCTTCGGCGACGAGGGGAACGGGATTTTACTGGTGACCTGGAGTAGCTTCCACCCTGTCTGGAGTATTATAATCCAAAAGAGATATGAGAAGGAGCTTAATGGATAGAAGTAACTGTGCAAAGAACAAGGATTCAAAGATTTGGGTACCTGGCCTTCTTAGGACTAGGACTGTTTTTGCAGTTTCTCTCAATGTGTCCTCTTTCTCCACAGCGGTAGCATTTATTCTTCCAGTCTCCTGCTGTGCAGTCTCGGGCCCAATGACCATCAACACCACAATTAAAACAGCGACCAGAACCAGGAGGAGGGCCTCTGCTACCATTGTCCCGAGAACCACGAGGCGCCTAACATAAGTTCAAGAGGTTGACAAGATATCAGTAATTAATCATCCAAATCATCAAATCAACGGAGGAATCAGTAGTATAGAGACACAAAACAACTAACCCCTCTTGAAGCCTCCACAGTGATGCGACTTCCATCAAAATCACGTCCATCCAAGGAATATCTTGCGTCATCAGCATCACGAGGATCACTAAATTCCTGTTCTCAAAATGTTAGGGGCAATGATAGATGCATTGCatagtatataattatttgtctGCATGTCTAACTTGAGAAATTAAACCCttagataaaaaaagaaatagatatTAACAAAACTTACAACAAAGGCATAATCACGCTTCATATCCACATCTCGTACTCTGCGGAAATTGTTGCCAGAAAATCAAGGCCATCATTACTTAAGGTACTCCCAAACAccattttttgagattttcgaggccaaatccattaaaaacatgcaaaaaaatcaacaaacaaaatcgCCGATGCACCCTCTATACACCAGACGAGAATTTCCACCAATTACACCAAGTCCACCCATTCATCAAACACCATTCATCAAACATCTCCAGGTTTACGCAAACCCCAGAAAACCTTCAACAAGATCATtgaagttaagaaaaaaaaggaacactAAACCTAGATCCAGAGTTTTCCCGCATTGGTAAATGCAAAGTAAGATAAACCCCTCTAATTCTAATACCCCTGCAATATCAATGCGGAACCATTCCAGATTCACACCAAAGAACaattcaacacaaaaaaaaggaagttcACAAACAATAGTCCTCCCAAAGACACAACAATCAAAATAGGCCAATCAAGACAAACAAACACGATTCTATTTACCTTCCGTATCTGCTAAAAAGACGTTCAAGATCCCTGGTACGAGTTCTAGATGATAAGCGGCCAACATAGAGACGAGTGTTCCCATAGCGGTCATCATAGCGAGGCATTGTCAAGCTGCAAAAAATTTCACCATAATTATATCAGATGCATATACATATTAACACAAATCACAACAAGAATCACACTAGCTTTCTTAAAAGCATATAAGCGAGCAGCAATAACACTAACTCAGACCTATTACAAGAAGCCCATGtgaaaaaatcaagtttttatCATCAAAACAATGAATCCCGAAAGATTAACATATTCAGAAGCGAGCAGAAGAACAATTCGTGAGAAAAGAATATTGAATCCCTAATCAGAAGAAGCACGAAACTAATTGAAATCCCAATCTACAGATCGAATCACAAACAATCGAAGCCAAAAATATCCGATTACACAGATTTTTCATACCtggagacggagacggagacgaagaagaagagtgcgAATCGAAGTAACCCTAATAATTTCGAAACCAAGGAAGTGTACCGCAGGATAtataagtcttcttcttcaacccgACAACCCCCCTTATCTTATAACTTGGAAACCGACGAGATTCAACGGTGACGATTTATTGTTAGCTGTCTCAATCAACGGTTTAGATTTAACAGCGAGATAAACGTCGATGTTACCGATATAGAAATTTGCTACGCGTCACTGAGAGAGATGTTTcgtaatatattttattgggCCTTCATATTTTCCCAAGCCCATTAaagttttgtattaattaatcaaacaaCATAATTAAGTACAGCATAATCATTGGTTAGTTACTctaatttctttgtttaaagTGTAAGTAAATCAGCGACGCTTGTTCTTGCTTCCGATCAAGAGTGTGAAGTAGAAGAGAACTCTGAAGACGAATCCCAAAGCTACAGTGATCCACAAACAACTCCATTTGCTTATCTCTGTGATCCCTTGCTGTTTCAGTATGTCGATTCCCGTCGTTACGCAAGTCTCCGCCGTCACGTTTTTCCCTAAAACGCCGCTCATGCTCTTGAGTAGGCTGATTTTCACGGCGGCCGGAACTTGTCCCAGCGGCGAATTGTCGAACATCTGGATCCCGCGGACGAAACATTTCGTCGGATCTTCGAATTCGTTCTGCAGAACACCTTCGTAAGGGTACTTCACTAGGGAGAGGTAGTGGAACCAGATCCAGTAAGGAGGGATACGATCTCTGGAGATGAAGAATCcggagaagaggaggaagtaAGCGAGGATCGCTACAACCACCGTGAATCCGATCATCACGTGGGAGACTACACCGGATAAGAACGTGACGAAGGAGCTTCCGGCCCAAAACGCTGTGAggattgtgaagaagaagaagaagaatccctCGGAGCCTCCTGCGAGACCTACAGCCCAGAACGTTGTGGCGGCGAAGGCGGCTGATAAGATTATCAAAGCAGGGATTGAGATGATCGTGTGAGCGAGGACGTATGATGATCTTCTGTAAGCGTTGTAAGCTGTTTCTCTCATGAATATGTAACGTTCTTGTAGGAAGACTGGGATTGCTTCTGCACATGTATAGAATGTTGTAGACATTGCGAATGCGAAGAACCCTAAGCGTTCTTGTATACCTCTTGGTGAATTGTCTAGTTTCCAGAATATTGTGGCTAGGATGATTCCTGTTACTAGAACAGCTCCTAGGCGGATTCCGAATAGCTCTGGTTGTCTACTTGAGTTTAGTATTGATCGTTTGCCAATTACGAGCATTTCTGTCCAGAATGGGTTTGCAAAGGTTTGGAATGAGGATTTTAGGTTTGTTGCTCCGGAGACTAGTTTGCCTCTAGAGATACTTGAGGTGATTGCATCTCTGAGAGATACATTAGTGTTTCTTCTGCTTTGGCTTGAGGTTTGCTTTGCTCGCCATTGTTTGTGGAACTCTACTAAGGTTTTGGTTCCTTCTGGTGAATCTTCAAGCTCACGGATAAGATCGAGTGCGAATTCTGGCTTGTTCTCGTTTTCAGGAATTGGGTGACCGAACTCGGAGAAGAACCGAGGGAGATGTGTTGGGGAGCCGCTGTAAACTGTGTTTCCCCTAGATAGGAAGATTAATTTATCGAGCAAACCCAAGATTCTGTAACTCGGCTGATGGATGGACATAATAACTATGCTGCCGCTTTGTGCAATTCTCTGAAGCACTTTGACAACCATGTAGGCGCTTGTAGAGTCGAGACCAGAGGTTGGCTCATCGAGAAAGAGGATTATGGGATCATGGATTATATCGGTTCCAATTGAGACCCGTCTCCTTTCTCCTCCAGACACACCTCTGTGTCCCTCATCACCGATCACAGTTTTCGCAGCGTTCCTCAGGCCGAGCTGGTCAATCAGAGCTTGAACCcgtgccttcttcttcttcttagaaaGCGAACTTGGAAGCCTGAACTCCGCAGAAAACATCAAAGTTTCTTCCACAGTGAGCATGGGGAAGAGAAGATCGTCTTGCATCACATAAGCAGATATAACCTTGTGCAGGCTGGATTCAAGAACTTCCCCGTTTAAAGCAATAGCACCGCGTAGGCTCTCTTTTGCGATCCGGTTGGCTAATGCATCGATAAGCGTCGATTTTCCTGACCCGCTTGCTCCAAGAACGGCCATCATCTCTCCTTCCCTGGCTTCACCAGAGATACCATTCAGCAGCACCTTAGTATTCATCTCCATATCATTACCATCAAATGGAGAATTCCCACAACAAGGAAAGGGCGACTTAAACTTCTTCTGGATCTTCACGCTGTAAGTCAAGTCTCTGAAGGAAAGAAcaaacggagaagaagaaggcacaCAAGAAGACGGATTCGAGGCCCAGAAATTGGAGGCAACCGCATCGTCAAAAGCCCGACTGTGGTCATTCCCTTCATCTTCCACACTCATGAGAAGTTCTGCAAGCGTGACAGACACTCGCGCCGTGTCTCTCTGACATCTCTGAAGCTCCACTGACCTGTGGATATTGTAAAACAGAGGGAGGCCATCGCCATTGACCGGTCTAACCGGAGATAGTTTGCCGAGCAAACCAGACATATTGAGGATTATTGTCTGgttaatgctttttttttggcctAAGGTAATGTCTCTAAAGCTCTAAACCCACGGAACAATTTTGATCGACTTTATAGGAATCTTTGGATAGGAGAATGAGGGAGAAATTTGTCAATTAGTTTGGTGATCTTTAAGTATCTAACTTTGagttgttttgggttttgtagcTTCTACTTTATATACATACGTAGTGTATATagcttaaaaaaaattgaaggtaAAGAGTAGGTGAGGAGTTGGGCGAATCCATTCGCAGTTTTACATCTATGTATGAATTTTTCTTGTGACGTAAGGTATTCTGTAAAAAAAATCCTGTTTGAGATGGTTTTGTATTCAAAGtggaagattttttttactcCTATGAATTGCGTATTTATACTTCTGTTTCATCTGCATTTTAGGGAGTTTATGGAATTGCAGTAAGAACAAAGGGGGTAAAAAGAGTATAGCATATGTGACATGTCAGGAATATAATTTCTTCTTGTAATTATCGATATTTGTCGTGaaatttcttaatcttttttgtttattatagtCACGAGTTTTCTATATTCACTCACAGGCTCTCTTTTAAGAGTTGTTTTTAACAAGTTGTAAGACTTGTTCTTCGGTGTGTGGACAATATAATTGACTGGCGGTTGGATTTTTTAGCTTTTTGGATCAGTGTCTTCGTAAGGTATACCTAAAGATATTCTCATAATTAGAGAAAGGCATGCCTCTATGAAGCTTAATGACGTATTTTCGAGTATCTGATTTATGTTTAATTATGAACACActcctaataaaaaaaaagtacaaggGATTAAGGGAAGtgacttaaaaaataaaaagtacaaCTTATAAACAAACGAAAAGGTCATATGGATATAAAAGGATTGGTAAAGAAAGGAACTGAATGTGGAAATTATGGCATCAAAAACATGGAAAAGTTAGGCTGATAGGTTCATGTACACACGAAAATCCAAGAAAAATTGTCATTAGGAATATGTAATACAAAGCTTTAACGTGCCATNTCAGGCCGAGCTGGTCAATCAGAGCTTGAACCcgtgccttcttcttcttcttagaaaGCGAACTTGGAAGCCTGAACTCCGCAGAAAACATCAAAGTTTCTTCCACAGTGAGCATGGGGAAGAGAAGATCGTCTTGCATCACATAAGCAGATATAACCTTGTGCAGGCTGGATTCAAGAACTTCCCCGTTTAAAGCAATAGCACCGCGTAGGCTCTCTTTTGCGATCCGGTTGGCTAATGCATCGATAAGCGTCGATTTTCCTGACCCGCTTGCTCCAAGAACGGCCATCATCTCTCCTTCCCTGGCTTCACCAGAGATACCATTCAGCAGCACCTTAGTATTCATCTCCATATCATTACCATCAAATGGAGAATTCCCACAACAAGGAAAGGGCGACTTAAACTTCTTCTGGATCTTCACGCTGTAAGTCAAGTCTCTGAAGGAAAGAAcaaacggagaagaagaaggcacaCAAGAAGACGGATTCGAGGCCCAGAAATTGGAGGCAACCGCATCGTCAAAAGCCCGACTGTGGTCATTCCCTTCATCTTCCACACTCATGAGAAGTTCTGCAAGCGTGACAGACACTCGCGCCGTGTCTCTCTGACATCTCTGAAGCTCCACTGACCTGTGGATATTGTAAAACAGAGGGAGGCCATCGCCATTGACCGGTCTAACCGGAGATAGTTTGCCGAGCAAACCAGACATATTGAGGATTATTGTCTGgttaatgctttttttttggcctAAGGTAATGTCTCTAAAGCTCTAAACCCACGGAACAATTTTGATCGACTTTATAGGAATCTTTGGATAGGAGAATGAGGGAGAAATTTGTCAATTAGTTTGGTGATCTTTAAGTATCTAACTTTGagttgttttgggttttgtagcTTCTACTTTATATACATACGTAGTGTATATagcttaaaaaaaattgaaggtaAAGAGTAGGTGAGGAGTTGGGCGAATCCATTCGCAGTTTTACATCTATGTATGAATTTTTCTTGTGACGTAAGGTATTCTGTAAAAAAAATCCTGTTTGAGATGGTTTTGTATTCAAAGtggaagattttttttactcCTATGAATTGCGTATTTATACTTCTGTTTCATCTGCATTTTAGGGAGTTTATGGAATTGCAGTAAGAACAAAGGGGGTAAAAAGAGTATAGCATATGTGACATGTCAGGAATATAATTTCTTCTTGTAATTATCGATATTTGTCGTGaaatttcttaatcttttttgtttattatagtCACGAGTTTTCTATATTCACTCACAGGCTCTCTTTTAAGAGTTGTTTTTAACAAGTTGTAAGACTTGTTCTTCGGTGTGTGGACAATATAATTGACTGGCGGTTGGATTTTTTAGCTTTTTGGATCAGTGTCTTCGTAAGGTATACCTAAAGATATTCTCATAATTAGAGAAAGGCATGCCTCTATGAAGCTTAATGACGTATTTTCGAGTATCTGATTTATGTTTAATTATGAACACActcctaataaaaaaaaagtacaaggGATTAAGGGAAGtgacttaaaaaataaaaagtacaaCTTATAAACAAACGAAAAGGTCATATGGATATAAAAGGATTGGTAAAGAAAGGAACTGAATGTGGAAATTATGGCATCAAAAACATGGAAAAGTTAGGCTGATAGGTTCATGTACACACGAAAATCCAAGAAAAATTGTCATTAGGAATATGTAATACAAAGCTTTAACGTGCCATGTTAGATTTAGGCATACGAGAGTTTGGTGTGGCTGTTATATCTGTTCACTTGATTATTTTACTTTCCTTAGCCAATCTTACAAGAAATCTCAAGAGTTATTAAAAAGTAGATAATAGTAAACTCATGTGTGATTTACATGAGGCCTGTCTGTCTCTGTCAAATTGAAGGAATATAAGACATAAATTATGGAATTTTCACTTAAATAgagttttacataaaaaaatgaGTTGAGAATGCTTTGGTTTCAAAATAAATCTGTTTAGGTTAGTAAGACTTTCTCCGAAAagtttgttttggaattttgtGGTTGATAGAagatattttgcaaaaattCTTAATATTAACATCAAATTTTTGCAATAGTTAATCACTTCCCTtgtacttaatttttttttttgtttttttttttgagttttgtcaGGGAGGACTAGAATTAAGGAATCGATTCCCTCCAATTTGAAAATTTGTTCAATTCTAAGATTTGTACATCATAGCTTGTTAAGGGTATCACTATGTGTTGATATGAGACTAGATGACACGGTTTTGTCGTTAACGATGCACTGCAGCTCAACGAGGCTAAATTTTCGACCTCATGTTGACAATATAATTGGAATTGGAAACGTTCTTTAATTTCTTGGTGTTTTGATCCGGAATAGGTTTGTTGACTTATTGTTTCGTATATGCTCTAAGGTAAAACTTGAACATGTTCTCCAAATGGACTTATGAAATCTGTTTTGAGGACATGGGTGTTATCACTTATCAGGTGATAAACAATATCAATCAAGGACGAAATTACCACACCCTATATTGGATGAAAAATGTTACTCACTGATTGATTAACAGTTTAACACACCTTTAGATGGATGTTAGGAGGATGCAATGAGTGTTATAAACTCGAATGTGAAAACTGTAACCTTTCTTGAGTATAGATATCCTTATGTTTTATGGTAATGTCGTACTAGTAGGCTTAGTATCCTAGTAGCAAGAAAGCTTATCTATCATCTCTATGTGAGACCGTGTGATATGTTTTTTCTGTAACTTGAAGCAAATTAACTCTAATGGGCCTTTACAAGGAGTTATATTTACGAATTTACTTTTAAGTTTGGGTCCTTTTGGTATAATGTTTCATCACTAAATCCCCTAATCACGTTAATGATCTCTTCACAAGAATATCTGAATAatgttttttgaatttaattagtTAGATAATCACGTTTGAATATttgatgatgacaaaaaaaaaagttatgtattgctctaactaaaaaattaaaaatatataagggaaaacaaaaaagaaaaataaaaaaagagagcgAAATATTTCGCCGTGTAACTActttcacatcatcatcatcatcacattcatTCACAATCGATTTTTATACTTCTCAAACGGTTTGAATCTGTCCAGATCCAAAGCTTCTCCACCTGAGATCTCATTTTCACCGGCGAagctagctctctctctctctctctctaatcggAGAACATAACACCATGAAGCAGCTTCACAAGCAAATGAGCTCGAAGCGTGACGAAGAAACGATTCCCATGAGCCAATCAAGTCCTTACTCTCCCAAGGCCTTAAAGCATCCCAGATCTCTTCCCAGATCTCTTCACTACCTCTTCCGCGAACAACGACTCCTCTTCATCCTCGTCGGGATCTTAATCGGATCCACTTTCTTCATCCTCCAGCCTTCTCTTTCCCGTTTAGGCGCCGCTGAGTCCACCTCTCTTATCACCAGATCTGTTTCCTACGCCGTCACCGATTCCCCGCCTTCCAGGACAACATTTAATTCCGGCGGCGGTGGGGTTAGAACCGGTCGTGTTCCCGTCGGTATCGGACGTAAGAGACTGAGGATCGTCGTCACCGGTGGAGCTGGATTCGTCGGTAGCCATCTCGTTGATAAGCTTATCGGGAGAGGGGATGAAGTGATCGTCATTGATAACTTCTTCACTGGTAGGAAGGAGAATTTGGTTCATCTATTCTCCAATCCTAGGTTTGAGCTTATTCGACACGATGTGGTTGAGCCTATCCTCCTTGAGGTCGATCAGATTTACCATTTGGCTTGCCCTGCTTCGCCTGTTCATTACAAGTATAATCCAGTGAAGACTATCATATCCTTTTTTCATTACTTTTATGCTCTGCTGCTGCTGATCGTAATTTGCCAGTTCTGATTCCAAATCCACTGTTTCAATTTTAGGCAACATTAGCTTTTCTGATCAATCGTTATAAGAAATTAGATTATCTTACAACTATTGCGATGATTCGTGATGAAATGCTTCTACTGGGAATTTGTGTGGTGATCCTTAATTGACTGTTTTACAAGACAAATGTAATGGGCACTCTCAATATG from Camelina sativa cultivar DH55 chromosome 9, Cs, whole genome shotgun sequence encodes:
- the LOC104711917 gene encoding serine/arginine-rich splicing factor RS2Z32 isoform X1, encoding MPRYDDRYGNTRLYVGRLSSRTRTRDLERLFSRYGRVRDVDMKRDYAFVEFSDPRDADDARYSLDGRDFDGSRITVEASRGAPRGSRDNGSRGPPPGSGRCFNCGVDGHWARDCTAGDWKNKCYRCGERGHIERNCKNSPSPKKARQGGSYSRSPVKSRSPRRRRSPSRSRSYSRGRSYSRSRSPVRRERSVENRSRSPKAMERSVSPKGRDQSMSPDRRVIDASPKRGSDYDGSPKENGNGRNSVSPIVGGDESPVGLNGQDRSPIDDEGELNRPSPKGSESP
- the LOC104711917 gene encoding serine/arginine-rich splicing factor RS2Z32 isoform X2 — encoded protein: MKRDYAFVEFSDPRDADDARYSLDGRDFDGSRITVEASRGAPRGSRDNGSRGPPPGSGRCFNCGVDGHWARDCTAGDWKNKCYRCGERGHIERNCKNSPSPKKARQGGSYSRSPVKSRSPRRRRSPSRSRSYSRGRSYSRSRSPVRRERSVENRSRSPKAMERSVSPKGRDQSMSPDRRVIDASPKRGSDYDGSPKENGNGRNSVSPIVGGDESPVGLNGQDRSPIDDEGELNRPSPKGSESP
- the LOC104711919 gene encoding ABC transporter G family member 20, with the protein product MSGLLGKLSPVRPVNGDGLPLFYNIHRSVELQRCQRDTARVSVTLAELLMSVEDEGNDHSRAFDDAVASNFWASNPSSCVPSSSPFVLSFRDLTYSVKIQKKFKSPFPCCGNSPFDGNDMEMNTKVLLNGISGEAREGEMMAVLGASGSGKSTLIDALANRIAKESLRGAIALNGEVLESSLHKVISAYVMQDDLLFPMLTVEETLMFSAEFRLPSSLSKKKKKARVQALIDQLGLRNAAKTVIGDEGHRGVSGGERRRVSIGTDIIHDPIILFLDEPTSGLDSTSAYMVVKVLQRIAQSGSIVIMSIHQPSYRILGLLDKLIFLSRGNTVYSGSPTHLPRFFSEFGHPIPENENKPEFALDLIRELEDSPEGTKTLVEFHKQWRAKQTSSQSRRNTNVSLRDAITSSISRGKLVSGATNLKSSFQTFANPFWTEMLVIGKRSILNSSRQPELFGIRLGAVLVTGIILATIFWKLDNSPRGIQERLGFFAFAMSTTFYTCAEAIPVFLQERYIFMRETAYNAYRRSSYVLAHTIISIPALIILSAAFAATTFWAVGLAGGSEGFFFFFFTILTAFWAGSSFVTFLSGVVSHVMIGFTVVVAILAYFLLFSGFFISRDRIPPYWIWFHYLSLVKYPYEGVLQNEFEDPTKCFVRGIQMFDNSPLGQVPAAVKISLLKSMSGVLGKNVTAETCVTTGIDILKQQGITEISKWSCLWITVALGFVFRVLFYFTLLIGSKNKRR
- the LOC104711918 gene encoding uncharacterized protein LOC104711918 is translated as MSIRIPQPAASLDFRGFIFCFFIFFFFSSFPGTILTQEVTLDSIQIFQTHDWFSSKPTVYFQCKGENKTVLPDVKSTNVSYSFKGEESWQPLTELKGTKCKRCGIYEDDTLTHDTFDEWELCPSDFTDEGSYKRIKDKEFNATFLCHGCSQVGPGSNKESGNEKEEDKGGMHPAIVVLIVVLVLGVATVVLLVGYKYWRKKKRQQEQARFLKLFEDGDEIEDELGLENTL